The stretch of DNA gtgaccattttatagaGTTTGTGTAGTGTAAAAAAACATTATAGGTACTGATTATCTTTCATATATGTTGCCAATGTGTAGGTTATAATGCGACCATTTTAGAGTTCATTGTTATCCTTTTAACCAGAACTTATTATCTTGTCATAGGTACTGATCTTTCATATATGTATATATTTTTTAGTTAAAAGGGTAACATATTGATCAAACAATGATACATTTGTTGCAACAATGGTCACATGTGGAGCAAAATAAGCAAACATTGGTATATATCAGAGTGTTTACAGAAATCCGTCACAAGGTAAGCTTCGAAGTTCACCCAAAAAACAGGCATTTAAACAGCAAAAACATACAATCAAACATGGCCACATTACTCCACTGCTTTGGTGACATTAACCGATTTCGTCCACATTAGTACAAACACACTCAGGATTGCAACGTAGATAGTATGTCATATCAGACGCAACACATCGACGTAGATAGTACTCTCCcctgccccaacatcagaccatTTTCCTAGCCTTCTTCCTCGTCCTCATGTTCCTTTTTTTTCGTTGACTCCGACCCTTTGTCGTACAACGTACGGGGTCAAGAATAGGAAGCACGGACACATCTATGGTTGGTTAATCTTCCTCCATATTAAGCTTAGAAAGCAACAATTCAACCTCCTCATTTGCTTTAATAAACAGCTTATCCACGACAGCTCTTGCATCAGAAACATTCTGACATTTAGTGATGAGATAGTTCATAGCCGTCAACATTGAACGACGCCAATTGATGGCGTCATGAGCCGCACTTCTGCGTATGTCGCTTGGGAGGAGCCTCTCTCACACTATAGTTGCGAATGTTTCTTATACAAGCTGAATATGTGTTCCCATTTTCTAGCTTTTATTCCAAGTAAACAACCTGATAGATCAACACCTATGACAAGATACATTAAGCATTGGTTAGAAGGGCAACACTGAattgaaaacaactttactcagaatgtcaccattttaagttTTTTAACACACAACATGCTGTCACATTTCATACTAAAACAGCTACACATCACAACTATAATGGTCACATTTTAATAGTACATCAGAAGGTGAACATATTCAGACaaaatgtcaccattttaagttGTAAACACACACAACATGCTGTCACGTTTCTTACTAAAACGTCTACATATCATAACTATCATGGTCACATTTTTACAGTAAATGAGAATGTAACCAAATTTAGTCATACTCTCACAATTTTAAGTTTAAAAATGCTGTGACATTTCATACTAAAACAATTACATATCACAACTATAATGGTAACATTTTCATAGTACATCAGAAGGTAACCATATTCAGACAGAATGTCACCATTTAAAGTTGTAAACACACACAACATGCTGTGACGTTTGTTACTAAAATGTCTACATATCATAACTATCATGGTCACATTTTAACAGTAAATGAGAATGTAACCAACTTTAGTCATACTGTCACCATTTTAAGTTTAAAAACAGGGTGACATTTCATACTAAAAAAATTACATATCACAACTATAAAGGTAACATTTTTATAGTACATTAGAAGGTAACCATATTCAGAcagaatgtcaccattttaagttGTAAACACACATAACATGTTGTCACTTTTCTTACTAAAACGTCTACATATCATAATTATCATGCTCACATTTTAAAAGAAAATCAGAATGTAAGCAACTTTAGTCATaatgtcaccattttaagttTTAACGATTAATAGCTAAAACGTCTACATAGCGTAGCTATCATGGTCACATTTTAACAGTAACTCGCAATGTAACCACCTTCAGTCATACTGTCACCATTTCCAGTTTAAATATTAATATTGTTGACAACATAAACAAAATAACTACGTTTGGTTAAAAAGGTAACACTGAAGTCTAAAATGGTGACAGTGTACAATACACAATGGTAACATATATTAAAGATTAGTACCTATGAAAAGGTAAACAAAAGAATGCGTTTTGGTTAAAAGGCAACACCGAACTAGAAAATGGTGACAAAGATACACTACACAATGCTAACATATATGTATGAAAGGTCAGTACCTATTACGAGCAACCAAATTTTTAGATTTGGTTAAAGTCATAACAATGAACACTAAAATGGTCACACTATAACCTAAAGTGATAATCTGTTGAAAACGCATTTGTGTTTCTTTAAAGTTTAGCTACTGTTAGCTTATGCACAGTTAATCTTCATCTTCAACTAATACAACATCAAAAGCATGTCTTTCACATCAAAAATATGCCTAAAATCTCATGAACACAAGCTTAACAAATTGacccatcttcattaacaattgGACCTACCAATATTGATCTAAACATTGACCTAACATCTCATGAAAATCGTCAAAAATCACCTGGAAAAAAAAACATAGAACATTACCCTAAAATCTCATGAAGACAAATATGAAAAAACAACTTAATAAATACAATCTTTTACTAATCTAACACAAATCGTCCAAAAAAAGTTATCAACAACACAAACATTGCATACTAACATTTATGCGACTAAATTTGTCAAAATATCGTcaagaaaataaaaaacaaaccttTGCTCATCAACATCGTCGCAAAATCGTCGTCTTTACCATCATATAATACATCAGCGGTCTCAACATTACCATCAAGCGATACAGAATGAGCGGTCTCAAAATCAACAATTTGTTGATTATTATCATCCTCCATTATTTCCGACTTCCCCTCCATAGCCATGGTTTTGTGAGAAATATTTTAATGGATGATTATGATTGTGAAAAAAGTATGAACATTTGATGATAATTATGAGGATTGGGAGAAAAGTATGAAGATTGTGAAGGATTTGGATTCAAAATTGTAAATTTTCATGGATTATTGGGGTTGATCGAAAGCTGCAGCATGGGTGAATGATTTGGCTGGTTTGATTTTTGACATAAAGATGATTTGGTGTGGTATTTTATGCAATATGGCAGTTAATGCAAACGTACCTCATGTTCCCCACTAAAATTCTACCCTAATTTTATATATTATAAACATACCCCACTAAATAGTACTATCCGGCCCATATTGCACAATATAGTACCTATTCGCCCcgtctcttgtttgtgacggatagcgtccgtcacaaacaagaatttgtgttaacAAATACTCACCATACACTATCCTCTAAATTTGACCCGTTTCACTTCATTTTTCAAACTATATTAAACTATACTATCCCTTCACATATTTGGTCAAATAATagtgaattgaactgaatgaagaAATACTATATAACCGTATACTCGGCTATAAACATTTATTTGGATAATGATGAAAATCGACAATTGTTATTTATAGCGGATTTCCTTTGAATAAATCAGAACATATATGATTATATATTATAATCAACAAATTAAACTAGCACTAAAATTTCCACAAAACATAAACAAAGTCTTCACATAAAATAAATGGAAGATAGCGTATATACTTAGGAATCCTTACTATACGTCAAACGTGTGATGTTGTCACAATCACCTACTATTATGAATATGTGTATACATGCATCAACCATATATTAATGCACCTTTTCCCCTTATATTATTCCTTATTATCACAATTTAGAACGACACTATTCTTTTAAGATGAAAACGGGTTAAATATGTTACTAATTTCATGTATAGAACGGACGTATTGTTATTTTCTAGGGCATCCTTCTTTTGTCTCATCTATCATAGCTTAcatgttttaagtttaagacggtcGTTATTTTCGTTTTTTGGTGGGTAGCTTTATTATATTGAGAGCATCATAAAATGTCCACATAAAAAGTATTCAATCTTTTACTACTAATAAAATGTGTGTTGTTATATATGGTTGTTCATATATTGTTTTTTTCTGAAGAAAATAAAAGTGGGTAAGGAGTTAGAATGAGGTTTAAGACAGTGTTTAGGTCTACCAACTGGTAGTTAGTCTCTCTCAAATTAAACCCCTTTGAAGCAAACTAacacatatattattattaatattaatataatattattaCCAAAAAAGAAATGAGATAATAAAGAGATAAGAACTCACCTTATTTATGTGGTTTAGAGCTTTTTTGTGAACTTTCTTACATTTTCCCCTTGCACTCACACTTTCCTATGGTGGAGTATTATCCATTTTACATGCATAAATCTTCAATAATTCTCCATTTTTTAATAATTGAAGGTTTGTGATTTTACTGTTCTTTTTGTGATAACGAGATTTAAACTCAGATCATGAGTATTATCCATTTTACATGCACAAATCTTCAATAATTCTCCATTCTTTTAATAATTGAAGGTTTGTGGTTTTACTGTTCTTTCTATAATACTGACGGGATTTAAACCCAGCTCATGCATGAGTACCACGGTTCATAACTTTGTCGGCTAAGCTAGTTTGGTGACATTTGTCTTTGTCTTTCTATCTTTATTATCTGTTGCTGATGTTTATGTTATTTTATGTGGGCAATATTTTATTGATTAGGTGATATAAAGTATGTATAGTATTATTTTAATCAAGCATGTCATTGTATTGATTGAAAAGGGTTTCTGAGGAGGGCATTATATGGTTTATGCAAAATCTCTTGGGATCAGTTTGTCTTTAGTGTGTAAGCTTAAGGTTTTTCATGCTTTAAGTTTTTAtcaattgttattgttataaGCTGCTTTGTAGTTTGTACCCCAATTAAGGTACATCTTTCTGAAGGTCTGTACTtaaattttcatttcatattGTATGTTTTATTTCTTACCTCGCAATTTGTGGGAGGCAGTGGGTTAATGTTGTTGTCGTCGTTTTCGTTGTTATTATAAGTTCACATTTTTATGATTCAGTGATAGTTGATTGTGGTGTGATTTGTTTACTGATCTGGGTTGACTTGGTTCAACTTCATGATGGATGAGTTTAGTCTAAAGTTTGGTAAATCATTTTTCAGACAATTGGTATCACAACACAATTCCGAATCACGGGTTCATATTAGCTGACCCCAAATCATTCTCGGATGACTATGGCTTAGTTGTTTGTAGAAGGGtcattaagttttttttttttttttttttttttttttggtaggtgTTCTTAGATAAGTCTCTATCTGTGTTTGCCTTTAATTTTGTTTAGCTAGAGCAGTAGAGCAGAATCCATTAAGGTTTTCTGATATAAATATATGATGGTGAATAGAATTTTGCATTTTTCCAATTTTCTCAGAAAAAAAGTATTCCTATTGTCTATTTGGTTACAGttgaataaaaaaggtaaacaaatgattgtggCGGAGTTAGTTCTTTTTTCCGTGTTTTAATGAATCTAGCATCATCCTTATGTGATAGTTCCTGACAGAtaatgatttatgattttaactTTTGTCAGACTTTACTGATCAAATGATTTTTTTACCTTTTCTTAGGTGTTGTTACTGGTCCATAACCTGATCATATCATATGACAGTTGAAGTTTACTGCTGATGTAATACTCTTGGATTCATTCTGCAATACCGGAAATTTCTGACACGAAAAAGCAAAATCCTAAATCTGATGGCCACTTATTACCCAAGCTCAAGTGCTCAAATTGATGTCTTATCTGCTCCTTATACACCGGACCAAAAATTGGCATCATACCCGGAATCCAATCTTCTTCATGGCAATATGATGATGTACCTGAACCCGAATTCTTCTAATGGCAACTTCTCGATGAATCCTCCTAATAATGGCGAAAATTTTGACTCAATGTCAGGAAGAAATGAAATGATGTTTATCCCACCTACCGGTGATCCAATGAGTATGCAAGGAACAAGTGGTCCTTTAAACTCGGATTCTGTTGAAAATGTCGGTAATTCTATTCCCGGGGAGCTGCAATTGATATCTAGAAATCACTTGGGGATTATGGATGGTGAACAGAATTTACAAGGTTTATCTCTTAGTCTTAGTACACAGATGTCGACAGTAGTTTCGACACCTTCATTTCAATACCAGTACTCAAACCCTGGCCTTTCCTCTGTGTTAAGCCCTCATATGCCATTATCTGCTGAAAATAGTGTCAGACAAATGGCCTGCAAAGTTGATGAAACTTCTCCTAGCAAAGATATGAGAAATTATGATTGTTTTCCATATGATATTCATGGAGATGGAAGCAATACGATTAGATTCGGGATGCCAAATAGTaatcctccatttacaataaaccCGAAAGGAGAGAATTACTATCAGTATCAATATGAGCAGTCTGGGATTGCTAGCGCGCTTTTGAAGTCTAAGTACCTCAAGGCAGCTCAACAATTGCTTGATGAAGTTGTTAATGTTGGGGATGCTATTAAACGTCGTGAATCCGGAAATGATCAAATCTCAAATAAAGCTGATGATGGTTCAAAAGAGTCTAGGGGTGGATCAAAGCCTCCCACAGAAGGTAATGACTCGAGTGTTGGGTCCGGCTCAGCTCAAGAGCTTTCTTCCTCAGAGCGACATGAGTTGCAGAACAAGCTGGATAAGCTTCATTCCTTGTTGGATGAGGTAGAACATAATTCATACCCTTTTTCATTTGCTGGATTTTTCTTTCTGCAAATTACGGAGTATTTCTTAATCTCTATAACTCGTTTCAACTTGTGAAGGTTTCGTTCAGTTATCGCTAATTTTGATGTCTTGTTTTATTTTCCAACGTCATGCGCCTTGCAGTGGCGCAGACTGAAAACTTGGGTGGTGGGTTTAAAATACCGATTGGTATTACATGACATATTCTGTAGATTTGCATAACTTGATATTCTAAATTTTTGAGGTTATTGTGTTAGCAGACTGAATTCAAAAATTATTGGTTAACTAATTTCTGATTATAGGTAGACAGAAGATACAAGCAATACTGTCATCAAATGCAAATTATGGTTTCATCCTTCGACATGGTAGCCGGGGGTGGGGCAGCCAAGCCTTACACTGCCCTGGCCTTGAAAACAATTTCCCGGCATTTCCGATGCTTACGTGATGCCATAACAGATCAAATACAAGTAACTCGGAAAAGCCTTGGGGAACCCGACAATGGTATGGGAGGAGTAATTCCTCGGCTTCGCTATGTTGACCAGAAACTTAGACAGCAAAGAGCACTTCAGCAATTTGGTATGATGAGGCATGCTTGGAGGCCACAAAGGGGTCTTCCTGAAACTGCTGTCACCATTCTTCGTGCTTGGTTGTTCGAGCATTTCCTCCATCCGTATGTTTTTTGTCACTCGAGTCTCTCAAGGTTATTGCTTATGATATGTGCATTGGTCTGAATGTTTTGGGCCCATTTTTTGTTGTTCAGGTACCCAAAAGATTCGGAGAAGATAATGCTGGCTAGGCAGACAGGATTGTCTCGGGGCCAGGTATGTAATGATAAAGATTTGCACAGAACTTGTACTCCCTCTATCTCATCTGGTTCTTTACGTTTTTATTCATTTGTGAGGActgaggagtattttaatcaaatgtaaaatTTTGTTCTGGTACTTTACGTTTTTATTCatttgtgaggagtattttaatcaaatgtaaaaaTTCAGTTGAGACAGAGGACAGATTAAGAAGATTTTCAGATGAAAACTTAAGGAATGTGGTTTCATTTGGTTGTGTTAATCTCGGTTTAACGGGTTAATATGCTGAGATTTCTGTCTTGAATGTTTTCTTTGGATCAGGTGGCAAACTGGTTTATAAATGCTCGTGTACGTCTTTGGAAGCCTATGGTTGAGGAGATGTACAAGGAAGAGTTCGGAGAAGCAGAGTTAAATGGCAATGAAGATAACAGTACAATGAAGTTAGCAAAGGAAAAATCTTGGGGATCGGAGGATAGGAAAGACGAGATTCAGGAAAGTTCGACATCTATGGCTCATGATGCCCGCGATTCTAAAACCAATGTCAATCATAACCCGGAAATGAAGGCTCATTCTTCCTTAAATTCAGGCCTACACATTAATTCTCTTGGCGATAACAATCTCGACCATGGATTTTACACTAATGGGACACACTCAACTGACCCAAATGGTGTAGGACATCTTATGGTCAATTCTGGTGCATATCAGATGTCTGAGTTGGGCAGTTTTGGCGTAGACAACAACCAAGTATCCTTGGCTTTAGGGCTACGACAACGTGAAGGAGAAGTTGTAGCAAGTTTTGCAGGCAACCCGAATACAGAATCGACAATGGGGGTAGTCCCGTCTGAGTATCCGTACTTGGAACAGGTGAACCAGCAACATAACAGGTTTGCTAACCCACATATACTCAATGATTTTGTATCTTAATGAAAAATTCAATAGATTCTTGTATGCCTTCATATCAAATAAGTCGGTGTCGACTGCCGAAGGACCTCAAGGTTGAAGAGCAGGAAAATGAGGTTAAAATGTATTCTGAAACCTTAGCATTAGTATAAATTTCTGTAGAGGATTCCCAGCTGTAATATAACTATAGAAAACTGGGTTCATAGTTTAGCATATTGTGGACATGCCACCTCttgtagtccgatcatcatcgggtggttttcggAAGCTGCAGATAATGGATATCTACACATATATTTGTACAAGATAGGATTATTCATGTAATTTTGTGTGATTACTTGATGAAGAAAACAGGAAAATAAATAAGGGGTGAAAAACACAGGTAAATATATATACTGTAGTTATGTGATATTCTTTGTAATTCTTGTACCATATATACACTGTGTATAAGAAAATTGTTGGAATTATACCCAAAAATCAATTACTCCTATATATCATGTAATGAACTTGGAATGTTTTTGGTCTTGAACTTTGCGTAAACACATATTATAAAATAAGACCGTTTTACAGTGTGAGATGGTCTTTTTATTGATTAAACACTCATTTATTACTGTCAATAAATGAGTGTtattatatataaaatgaacgtcTCACAATGTAAGAGGGTTTTACTCACATTAACTACCCATTTTTCATCCAAAGTGACCTAGTAGTTTTCCTGATGCATTACAGTACCAAGTTTATATAATAACTtggaatttttttccaaaatgggtTTTAATAACAAACAATTTAACGAAATAGGGTAACTttgaaactaattaccaaaaatgggtccacgtaggctcggttttGGCGATGGTAGGTTCAGGATTAAGGTCGCTCAGCGGGAGAGCGACTTGAAGGAAAAAAAAACTCGGTAATTTGGGCGActtagccaaaaaaaaaaaaaaaggaaaaaaaaaaaggaaaaaaaaaagacaagtgAATTGTAGCTGATGGGAATGGAACACGGAATCTACTAACATTTCTTTCACACCCCTTACCATAACACCAAGTGTAAAGTGATGTCTTATTAAGGGGATTAAATTTCCATATTTAATGCTAACACCAATAAATGTGTTTTGGGACTTGAATAACGATTACTCAATATTATCTTTAATCACTTCCCTTTAACATATAAACTTTCTTGCACTGATGGTTAGGTAATATTGAATAAGTGTTAGTTTTGTGGAAGGTCCTGTGTTCGACTCTCCTTAACAACCTAAGTCAAGTGACAATTTGGGTAAGGTCGTTGAGCGGGAGAGCGACTTGAATCCGAGCCTAGCTTCgatgatgacgtggacccattttagGTAAATACTTTGAAACTCAACCTATTTCGTTAACTTGGTTAGTTCTTATTATGTTGAGAGTTGAGACAGTAGTCGCAACTCTCGCGACTATTCTTTCATGGGAAGTTACTCACATTAACTACCCATTTTTCATCCAAATTGACTTGGTCCGAATGACCAGATCCCTGAATTCAAGACCCGAGCTTGACCCAACCAATATAGCGATATAACCTAACCGGAATATTTATTGTTGCACACAGATTATCCATAAAATAAAAAACTTAATAATAGTTGACCCGAAATAACTCGTCCTAAATCTACCCGACTTGAACCCAATCTGGTTGACTCGTTTCCCAGGCCTACTTATGAATTATGATATCTTACAATCGGATATTTACACAACCTTATAGAAGGAAAAATGATGAGGACTTAGATGACAATGTCTGTTTGTGGCTATCAAACAAACTTAAGTAACTACCAAAAAACACTCTAATAAGACTTCAAAAATCTCTAAAAATCCCACAAATTTCCAAACTTTACTATCTCCATACTTCAATacaatcaaaattcaccattaatCTTCAAAAAACG from Silene latifolia isolate original U9 population chromosome 10, ASM4854445v1, whole genome shotgun sequence encodes:
- the LOC141604793 gene encoding BEL1-like homeodomain protein 7, which encodes MATYYPSSSAQIDVLSAPYTPDQKLASYPESNLLHGNMMMYLNPNSSNGNFSMNPPNNGENFDSMSGRNEMMFIPPTGDPMSMQGTSGPLNSDSVENVGNSIPGELQLISRNHLGIMDGEQNLQGLSLSLSTQMSTVVSTPSFQYQYSNPGLSSVLSPHMPLSAENSVRQMACKVDETSPSKDMRNYDCFPYDIHGDGSNTIRFGMPNSNPPFTINPKGENYYQYQYEQSGIASALLKSKYLKAAQQLLDEVVNVGDAIKRRESGNDQISNKADDGSKESRGGSKPPTEGNDSSVGSGSAQELSSSERHELQNKLDKLHSLLDEVDRRYKQYCHQMQIMVSSFDMVAGGGAAKPYTALALKTISRHFRCLRDAITDQIQVTRKSLGEPDNGMGGVIPRLRYVDQKLRQQRALQQFGMMRHAWRPQRGLPETAVTILRAWLFEHFLHPYPKDSEKIMLARQTGLSRGQVANWFINARVRLWKPMVEEMYKEEFGEAELNGNEDNSTMKLAKEKSWGSEDRKDEIQESSTSMAHDARDSKTNVNHNPEMKAHSSLNSGLHINSLGDNNLDHGFYTNGTHSTDPNGVGHLMVNSGAYQMSELGSFGVDNNQVSLALGLRQREGEVVASFAGNPNTESTMGVVPSEYPYLEQVNQQHNRFANPHILNDFVS